From Candidatus Aminicenantes bacterium, the proteins below share one genomic window:
- a CDS encoding type II secretion system protein gives MGKKGFTLIEMLIVVSLIGILVMILIPQYKYAVLRAKEAVLKENLFQIRDAINKYYVDKKKYPAGLSGLVSGRYLREIPYDPVSRSPQWQIIMAEPLEGEEFDPEVLNGVIDVKSLSHAKALDGTVYADW, from the coding sequence ATGGGCAAAAAAGGTTTTACTCTGATCGAGATGCTGATCGTGGTTAGCTTGATTGGCATCCTGGTGATGATCCTGATCCCGCAGTACAAGTATGCGGTGCTGCGGGCCAAGGAGGCCGTCCTGAAGGAAAACCTTTTCCAGATCCGCGATGCCATCAACAAGTATTATGTCGATAAAAAGAAATACCCGGCCGGGCTGAGCGGCCTGGTGTCTGGCCGTTATCTGCGCGAGATTCCCTATGACCCCGTGAGCCGTAGCCCACAGTGGCAGATCATCATGGCTGAACCGCTGGAGGGGGAGGAGTTCGACCCCGAGGTTCTCAACGGCGTCATCGACGTCAAAAGTCTCTCCCATGCCAAAGCGCTGGATGGTACGGTTTATGCGGACTGGTAA
- the rlmB gene encoding 23S rRNA (guanosine(2251)-2'-O)-methyltransferase RlmB, translated as MPGVSSLNALIEALRDDLPVNKVLISRSRHDAKIAALVRMCRERGTVFQFVPAEAVDRKAGGKNQGVYAEIAPVRFFSLEAVLADLKTGLIVILDGIEDTGNLGAIIRSAAAVASDAVLITIRNSAPVNETVWKTSAGAMGKVRLVQSRNLAMDIEILKKSGFWVAATDQRADTRFEDFDFKGKTALIFGNEGKGVSPLLKKKADQLLAIPHAPAVESLNVSAAAAIILYEAWRQKNR; from the coding sequence GTGCCCGGCGTTTCCTCCCTGAACGCGCTGATTGAAGCCCTGCGGGACGATCTGCCGGTCAACAAGGTCTTGATCAGCCGCTCGCGCCATGACGCGAAGATCGCCGCGCTGGTCCGCATGTGCCGCGAGCGCGGAACTGTTTTCCAATTCGTGCCGGCCGAGGCCGTCGATCGCAAGGCCGGGGGCAAGAACCAGGGCGTGTACGCCGAAATCGCGCCGGTGCGATTTTTCAGCCTCGAGGCCGTGCTGGCCGACCTGAAAACCGGGCTCATCGTCATTCTCGACGGCATCGAGGATACGGGCAATCTGGGCGCCATCATCCGCAGCGCCGCGGCCGTGGCCAGCGACGCCGTGTTGATTACCATCCGCAATTCCGCTCCGGTCAACGAGACGGTCTGGAAAACCTCGGCCGGGGCCATGGGCAAGGTGCGCCTCGTCCAGTCGCGCAACCTGGCGATGGATATTGAGATATTGAAAAAATCCGGCTTCTGGGTGGCTGCCACCGACCAGCGCGCCGATACCCGTTTCGAAGATTTTGACTTCAAGGGCAAAACGGCGCTGATCTTCGGCAATGAAGGCAAAGGGGTATCGCCGCTGCTGAAGAAAAAAGCCGACCAACTGCTGGCTATTCCCCACGCCCCGGCGGTGGAATCCCTGAATGTCTCCGCCGCCGCGGCCATCATCCTCTACGAGGCCTGGCGGCAAAAAAATCGCTAG
- a CDS encoding SUMF1/EgtB/PvdO family nonheme iron enzyme → MPSEAEWEKAARSKYPWGSDAPTSKNVNMKGAGDGFPFSAPVGSFPAGESHYGIMDMAGNVWEWIADWYSVQYFQTSPNRDPRGPISGSSRVVRGGSWKNGPDLIRSANRSNERPDQRLNVVGFRVAMDNR, encoded by the coding sequence TTGCCCAGCGAAGCCGAATGGGAAAAGGCGGCCCGCTCCAAGTATCCCTGGGGCAGCGACGCGCCGACGAGCAAAAACGTCAACATGAAGGGCGCCGGCGACGGTTTTCCCTTCAGCGCCCCGGTCGGTTCGTTTCCGGCCGGGGAATCCCATTACGGCATCATGGACATGGCCGGCAATGTCTGGGAATGGATCGCCGACTGGTACAGCGTCCAGTATTTTCAAACGTCTCCCAACCGGGATCCGCGCGGCCCGATCAGCGGCAGCAGTCGCGTGGTCCGGGGTGGTTCCTGGAAAAACGGCCCCGATCTGATCCGCTCGGCCAACCGCAGCAATGAGCGGCCGGACCAGCGCTTGAACGTGGTTGGCTTTCGCGTCGCCATGGACAACCGCTAG